A genome region from Streptomyces antimycoticus includes the following:
- a CDS encoding DUF3311 domain-containing protein: MSDTSASPGRRPVVTPTRVVAALCLIAPFVGMLWVGSYAKVEPTLIGIPFFYWYQMLWVPISAALTSVAYILVRREKRAHKGGESA, translated from the coding sequence GTCAGACACGTCCGCTTCACCCGGCAGGAGACCGGTCGTGACGCCTACGCGCGTCGTGGCCGCTCTGTGCCTGATCGCACCCTTTGTCGGGATGCTCTGGGTCGGCTCGTACGCCAAGGTCGAGCCGACCCTCATCGGGATCCCGTTCTTCTACTGGTACCAGATGCTCTGGGTACCCATCTCGGCCGCGCTGACCTCGGTCGCCTACATCCTGGTCCGCCGGGAGAAGCGGGCGCACAAGGGGGGTGAGTCGGCATGA